One genomic region from Drosophila busckii strain San Diego stock center, stock number 13000-0081.31 chromosome 3R, ASM1175060v1, whole genome shotgun sequence encodes:
- the LOC108602376 gene encoding cecropin-B, translated as MNFNKIFVFVALILAISMGQSNAGWLKKFGKKLERIGQHTRDASIQVIGIAQQAANVAATARG; from the exons ATGAACTTTAACAAGATCTTCGTCTTTGTTGCTCTCATCCTGGCCATCAGCATGGGTCAATCTAACGCTGGATGGCTTAAGAAATTTGGCAAGAAACTT GAACGCATTGGCCAACACACTCGGGATGCCAGCATCCAAGTCATAGGAATTGCACAACAGGCAGCTAATGTGGCAGCCACTGCAAGAGGTTAA